The following are from one region of the Advenella mimigardefordensis DPN7 genome:
- a CDS encoding SPOR domain-containing protein, with translation MATRKKRPAARSTRSSSGNGMTFSSVLLGLIIGLSVAAVAAFMIMRSPSPIQDHRQPANGQPGAFTGQTAPSQGKTLIDPNAWMNSDGSINSAQQPPTRQKIEPLPPLLGIPENAGDMPFTAGGSLPSATQPTTPPAKTAPKADDDQIASLINTLPGDKTPATRAPATSQAASRNEPTTASQSTTPKTAAATTAPAAQSRSGAPRYLQVGSYRDEKEADAFRARMIMMGFNVQIQKARVNNMDVNRVRIGPFDSDKELSESRAQLSGAKINSTIVR, from the coding sequence ATGGCTACACGCAAGAAACGCCCCGCCGCCCGCAGCACCCGATCCTCTTCCGGCAACGGCATGACATTTTCGTCTGTCCTGCTGGGCCTGATCATCGGCCTGTCAGTGGCTGCCGTCGCTGCGTTCATGATTATGCGTTCGCCATCTCCCATTCAGGATCACCGGCAACCGGCCAACGGGCAGCCTGGCGCATTCACCGGCCAGACCGCACCGAGCCAGGGCAAAACACTGATTGATCCAAACGCATGGATGAACAGTGACGGCAGCATCAATTCTGCGCAACAGCCTCCGACACGCCAGAAAATCGAGCCCTTGCCCCCGCTGCTAGGCATTCCGGAGAACGCCGGCGATATGCCATTTACGGCTGGCGGCTCGCTGCCCTCTGCCACACAACCCACCACACCGCCAGCAAAAACAGCACCCAAAGCAGATGACGACCAGATCGCGTCGCTGATTAACACGCTGCCTGGCGACAAAACGCCCGCAACCAGGGCGCCAGCCACAAGCCAGGCTGCTTCCCGAAACGAGCCAACAACCGCAAGCCAGAGCACCACTCCCAAAACGGCAGCAGCCACAACCGCACCCGCCGCACAGTCGCGCAGCGGCGCACCACGTTACCTGCAGGTGGGTTCCTACCGCGATGAAAAAGAGGCCGACGCCTTCCGTGCGCGCATGATCATGATGGGCTTTAACGTACAAATCCAGAAAGCCAGGGTGAACAATATGGACGTGAACCGCGTACGTATCGGCCCCTTCGATAGCGACAAGGAACTGAGTGAATCCCGTGCCCAGCTCTCGGGGGCGAAAATCAACTCCACCATTGTGCGCTAG
- a CDS encoding thiol:disulfide interchange protein DsbA/DsbL: MKSSSIVLRFVSAALLTGAAAFVPVMAQSGPAFKTLNTAQPSGSGDKVEVMEFFAYSCPHCADMEPMVEEWVKTLPANVAFIRVPVAFNAAMQPMQQLYYSLEALDKLDLHPKVFNAIHKEGKKLFTKDAIIDWAATQGIDKAAFTAAFDSFGVTAKVKRATEMTDTYAIEGTPSFAIGGKYVTSPGMTGDYASSITQAQKLLDQVLAEKK, encoded by the coding sequence ATGAAATCATCCTCCATTGTGCTCCGTTTCGTATCTGCCGCCCTGCTTACCGGCGCAGCAGCCTTTGTTCCCGTCATGGCCCAGTCCGGACCGGCATTCAAAACCCTGAATACCGCCCAGCCTTCCGGCTCCGGTGACAAAGTTGAAGTGATGGAATTTTTCGCCTACAGCTGCCCGCATTGTGCAGACATGGAACCAATGGTGGAAGAATGGGTAAAAACCTTGCCTGCCAATGTTGCATTCATCCGTGTTCCGGTCGCTTTCAACGCCGCCATGCAACCCATGCAGCAACTGTATTACTCACTGGAAGCACTGGACAAGCTTGACCTGCATCCGAAAGTATTCAACGCCATTCACAAGGAAGGCAAAAAACTCTTTACCAAAGATGCCATTATCGATTGGGCTGCAACCCAGGGCATCGATAAAGCGGCCTTTACCGCTGCGTTCGACTCTTTCGGTGTAACGGCCAAAGTCAAACGCGCAACAGAAATGACCGATACCTACGCAATTGAAGGCACGCCTTCTTTTGCCATTGGCGGCAAATACGTGACCTCACCAGGCATGACGGGCGACTATGCGTCCAGCATTACCCAGGCGCAAAAACTGCTTGACCAGGTTCTGGCAGAGAAAAAGTAA
- a CDS encoding YggS family pyridoxal phosphate-dependent enzyme: MNTPTTTSAPTSAALDTQTQHDQHGHWPQAESVDDFRHNLAAVQARIQACCQRVGRDPASVRLLPVSKTKPEANLRLAYAAGCRQFGENKPQEAYRKWEEMADLTDLRWSVIGHLQTNKAKLVARFASEFQALDSLRVADALERRLQAEGRGLDVFVQVNTSGEASKYGLPPEEVSAFLQQLPAFSALRVRGLMTLAVLSAEAPRVRSCFTLLRELRERLRQDAPEGIALDELSMGMSGDYEIAIEEGATVVRVGQAIFGARATPDAYYWPSAEQGEVR, translated from the coding sequence ATGAACACACCTACCACCACATCGGCTCCCACATCGGCTGCCTTAGACACCCAAACCCAGCATGATCAGCACGGCCACTGGCCGCAAGCCGAATCTGTTGACGACTTCCGCCATAATCTGGCGGCGGTTCAGGCACGCATCCAGGCCTGCTGCCAGCGCGTCGGACGCGATCCGGCCAGTGTACGTCTGCTGCCGGTCAGCAAGACCAAGCCCGAGGCAAACCTGCGTCTGGCCTATGCGGCCGGCTGTCGCCAGTTTGGTGAAAACAAACCCCAGGAAGCCTACCGCAAGTGGGAAGAAATGGCAGATCTGACTGATCTGCGCTGGTCAGTCATTGGGCATTTGCAGACCAACAAAGCCAAGCTGGTGGCGCGCTTTGCCAGCGAGTTTCAGGCACTGGACAGCCTGCGTGTCGCCGACGCGCTGGAACGGCGTCTGCAGGCCGAGGGCCGCGGACTTGATGTGTTTGTACAGGTCAATACATCAGGAGAAGCCAGTAAATATGGCCTGCCGCCGGAAGAAGTGTCCGCCTTTCTACAACAGTTACCCGCTTTTTCCGCCCTGCGGGTACGCGGCCTGATGACGCTGGCCGTGCTATCGGCCGAAGCCCCACGCGTGCGCAGCTGTTTCACCCTGCTGCGTGAACTGCGTGAACGACTGCGTCAGGACGCCCCCGAAGGCATCGCACTGGATGAACTATCCATGGGCATGTCGGGCGACTACGAAATTGCCATTGAAGAAGGCGCAACCGTGGTTCGCGTTGGCCAGGCTATTTTTGGCGCACGCGCCACGCCCGATGCCTATTACTGGCCCTCTGCAGAACAAGGAGAAGTGCGTTGA
- a CDS encoding trans-sulfuration enzyme family protein, which produces MSSESSIHTRLQHLGTAPCDAQHPVAPVGLPSIRTSTVRFNTVEDLENTYKRKSRGERLVTYGRMGMETHAALEDVFCALEGGQRVFLASSGLGAISMALLSLLSAGEHMLAADCVYGPVYHLNNTVLQRMGIEATFTSARDPQALEQHLKPNTKILYVEAPGSLLMQMLDMPALAEFARRHELILVTDNTWGSGYAYQPLALGADVSIVAGTKYVAGHSDLMLGAVIANDPELIKTIDTNQYAMGFSISADDAWLAIRGVRTLPVRMEQHARNALAVCEWLAQQSVVRQIFHPAWPQDAGHALWKRDCTGSNGLMSVALTMSADQARTFVNALTLFGIGYSWGGYESLVQWVDTGALRSHAYFDAHAGDNVQVVRLHIGLESVDDVIADLQQAMQQAGVL; this is translated from the coding sequence ATGTCTTCTGAATCTTCCATCCATACCCGTTTACAGCATCTGGGCACGGCGCCGTGTGATGCGCAGCATCCGGTGGCGCCGGTGGGCTTGCCGTCCATCCGCACCAGTACCGTGAGGTTCAATACGGTTGAAGATCTGGAAAATACCTATAAACGCAAAAGCCGGGGCGAACGACTGGTCACTTATGGTCGCATGGGCATGGAAACCCACGCGGCGCTGGAAGATGTCTTCTGCGCACTCGAAGGCGGGCAACGTGTTTTTCTGGCCTCGTCAGGGCTGGGCGCCATCAGCATGGCATTGCTGTCACTGCTGAGTGCGGGAGAGCATATGCTGGCGGCCGATTGCGTGTACGGACCGGTTTATCATTTGAATAATACTGTGCTGCAACGTATGGGGATAGAAGCCACCTTTACATCGGCCAGGGACCCGCAGGCGCTGGAGCAGCATCTGAAGCCAAACACCAAAATACTGTATGTGGAAGCCCCTGGGTCTTTGCTTATGCAGATGCTGGATATGCCGGCGCTGGCCGAATTTGCCCGTCGTCATGAGCTGATCCTGGTGACCGATAACACCTGGGGTTCCGGCTACGCCTATCAGCCGCTGGCCCTGGGCGCAGATGTGAGTATTGTGGCTGGTACCAAATACGTCGCCGGGCACTCGGACCTGATGCTGGGCGCTGTGATCGCGAACGACCCAGAGCTGATCAAAACCATCGACACCAATCAGTATGCGATGGGGTTTTCTATCAGCGCCGATGACGCCTGGCTGGCTATCCGGGGCGTACGTACTCTGCCGGTGCGCATGGAGCAGCACGCACGCAATGCACTGGCGGTCTGCGAGTGGCTGGCGCAGCAGTCTGTGGTGCGGCAGATTTTTCATCCGGCCTGGCCGCAGGATGCCGGTCACGCGTTGTGGAAGCGCGATTGCACCGGCTCTAACGGTTTAATGTCCGTCGCGCTAACCATGTCTGCCGATCAGGCGCGCACCTTTGTTAATGCGTTGACCTTATTCGGTATTGGCTATTCCTGGGGGGGCTACGAAAGCCTGGTGCAGTGGGTTGATACCGGTGCATTGCGCAGTCATGCCTACTTTGACGCGCATGCGGGTGACAACGTGCAGGTGGTACGCCTGCACATAGGTCTGGAGTCTGTTGATGATGTGATTGCCGACCTGCAGCAGGCCATGCAGCAGGCGGGCGTGCTCTGA
- a CDS encoding LysE family translocator — MISADTAFVFAGIACLLALTPGPDNLFVLFQSMLWGWRAGFMITLGLCTGLLWHTFIVTIGVAALIAASQTAFLVLKLVGAAYLLYMAWQAWRAPPVFASGETAPSRRSDLQFYRRGILMSATNPKLSIFFLAFLPQFARPEAGSVTLQLLMLSAIFIVCALLLFNLVAAFSSFAGRYLKRSALAQQVLNKLAALVFVGLAVKLATSSK; from the coding sequence ATGATCAGTGCCGACACCGCATTCGTTTTCGCGGGTATTGCCTGCCTGCTGGCACTCACGCCAGGACCCGATAATCTGTTTGTGCTGTTTCAATCCATGCTCTGGGGCTGGCGTGCCGGATTCATGATCACGCTGGGATTGTGCACGGGCCTGCTCTGGCACACCTTCATCGTGACCATTGGTGTCGCTGCTCTGATCGCTGCGTCACAGACCGCGTTTCTGGTACTCAAGCTGGTGGGCGCCGCCTACCTGCTTTATATGGCCTGGCAGGCATGGCGCGCACCGCCGGTGTTTGCCTCGGGAGAAACTGCCCCCTCGCGCCGTAGTGACCTGCAGTTTTATCGACGCGGCATTCTGATGAGCGCCACCAATCCCAAACTCAGTATTTTCTTTCTGGCCTTTCTGCCGCAATTTGCCCGCCCCGAAGCGGGCTCGGTCACACTGCAATTGCTGATGCTGAGCGCCATTTTCATCGTATGCGCACTGCTGCTCTTCAATCTGGTGGCTGCCTTTTCCAGTTTTGCGGGACGTTATCTGAAGCGCTCGGCTCTGGCCCAGCAGGTCCTTAACAAACTGGCCGCGCTGGTCTTTGTGGGCCTGGCGGTCAAGCTGGCTACCAGCAGCAAATAA
- the pdxK gene encoding pyridoxine/pyridoxal/pyridoxamine kinase: MNNPAEPGVTTHSTTDPGSALRPLAIDVVSVQSQVVYGRVGNNVAVPALQAQGLTVATVPTVVFSNTPHYPSFHGGAIPADWFGGYLDDLFARHALTQVRAVLTGYMGSPQQAQLLATWIERLLKVRPALQVVIDPVLGDHDTGQYVSPDMADAYPRHLLPLADGLTPNGFELQQLTGSTASDIDGVVAAARRLLTGRTQWIVVTSAAPAAWPDNQMLVAVVTRHEHKILSHARIDASPKGTGDLFSATLTGQLLGGASLVDAASYACDQLIAALKLTRQAQSAELLLPAIAGLMSVQAG, encoded by the coding sequence TTGAACAATCCCGCTGAACCCGGCGTCACTACCCATTCGACTACCGATCCGGGGTCTGCGCTGCGCCCACTCGCTATTGACGTGGTATCCGTCCAGTCGCAAGTGGTCTATGGACGGGTAGGCAACAACGTCGCAGTACCTGCACTCCAGGCCCAGGGTCTGACTGTGGCCACTGTTCCGACCGTGGTCTTCAGCAACACCCCGCACTACCCCTCGTTTCACGGTGGCGCCATCCCTGCGGACTGGTTCGGCGGGTATCTGGACGACCTTTTCGCCCGTCATGCACTGACGCAGGTACGTGCCGTTCTGACCGGCTATATGGGCAGTCCGCAGCAGGCACAGTTATTAGCGACATGGATAGAGCGTCTTCTCAAAGTACGTCCCGCCCTGCAGGTCGTGATTGATCCCGTTCTGGGCGACCACGACACCGGCCAATATGTCAGCCCGGATATGGCAGACGCCTACCCGCGCCATTTGTTGCCACTGGCTGACGGACTCACGCCGAATGGCTTCGAACTGCAACAGCTCACCGGTAGCACGGCATCGGATATCGACGGCGTGGTCGCCGCTGCGCGTCGTTTGCTGACCGGCCGCACGCAATGGATTGTGGTCACCAGTGCCGCACCGGCCGCCTGGCCCGATAACCAGATGCTGGTTGCCGTGGTCACGCGCCACGAACACAAAATATTAAGTCATGCCCGCATCGACGCGTCGCCCAAAGGCACCGGCGATCTGTTCAGCGCTACCCTCACAGGCCAGTTACTTGGCGGTGCGTCGCTCGTTGACGCCGCCAGCTATGCCTGTGACCAGTTGATTGCAGCCCTGAAGCTGACCCGCCAGGCACAATCGGCCGAACTGCTGCTACCGGCCATCGCCGGTTTGATGAGCGTGCAGGCCGGATAA